The following is a genomic window from Bacteroidia bacterium.
TCCGCGCCGAGCACATAATCGTCCTGCTCGAAGCCCGGCAGCGGCGTATTGTCTCCGCGCGCGAAGCAAAGCCCGCGATAAGCGAAAATACGCTCCGTGTCGATGATGTGACCGATCACTTCCTTGATGCTCCACTTTCCGGGTGCATAGGAAAAACCCGCCTGTTCGTCACTGAGTCGGGCCAAAATACCGAGCGTCTCGCTCTTCTGCCGCTCAAGTATCTCCAGTATGTCGCCTTCAGACAGCAAACTGATGTAGGTACGGTAATACGGGGCGTATTCGTCGGACAAAGGAGTACGGAATTGCGGGCTGCCCATGGGTGACCTCCGTGAGTTATAAAAAACGCTCGTCGGCTGGAGCGCTTCCGTAATGTACACAGCGGAAGAGTTTTTCCCATGCGAATGCATCGTGTCGCTCAAGCCGACGTATCGCAGATGCGGCTGGCACGTGGCAGGTGTGCGTTGCTCATGGCCAACTGTGCCGTGACGACTGCATTGCAGAGGAGCACCGCTCGTGCAATTCCCTTGCGAACTGCGGCTCCCTCAGCTCGCACCCTTGTTCAGCCGGCGCCGGTTTGCGTCATAGCGAAGCTGCAGCAACTCGACGCCGAGCGCAAACCCCATCGGGAGATAAATGTACGCCTTGGGCACATGTTGATGCAGCCCTTCTATGAAAATTGTGACGCCTATGGTGATGAGAAAGGAGAGCGCCAGAATCTTGATCGTCGGCGTCCGCATGATGAAATCGCCGATGGGCTTGGCGAAGAACAGCACACCCACGAAGGACACCAATACCGAGGTGACGATAATCCAGACCTCATGGGTCAGGCCCACAGCGGTGATAACGGAGTCAATGGAAAACACAATGTCCAGCAGCACAATTTGCGTGATGACGGCAGCGAAGGTTGCTCCCTTCCCCGCTTGTGGATGCGCGTCGTGCATCTCCACTGTGTGATGGATTTCCCTTGCGGCCTTGTACAGCAGGAACAACCCTCCCGCCAGTAACAGCAGATCACGGACCGAAAAATCGAATAAGACTGGGTCGGTCAGACCTGTGAGCGCGAGCACGAGCAGCAGCATAAGCAAGCGCGCGACAAGCGCGAGACTCAGACCCAGGATGCGCGCGAAATTCCGCTTCGATTCTTCGAGCCGTGATACGAAAATTGAAATAACGAGAATGTTGTCGACACCGAGCACCAGTTCGAGGCCGATCAACAGGGCGAGTAGTCCCAAAGCATCTGTCATGAGTGGAAATCGTTGCTTTCTGATTCGTGCGCCGTCGCGACGACGGGCGCGCTATTTTTTTGCGGGATGCGTTCTGATGTAATTGATCGCCGTGGTCAGATTCGCCATGAAGAGTTCGGGATCCTCGAGCATTACGAAATGTCCCAATCCCGGCATGGTCGTCATTGCCGCATAGGGAAGAAGTCTCCGCAGTGGTGCAAGGTTCGTTGGCCAGTGATCCGAATTCAACAGATACGCCGGCAGTCCGATCTCCGCAAAACCCGCTTCATGATGGTACCAGGTGTACTGCCGAAAAGCGTTGACAGCAACGCGGGGATCGGCGCTGGACATGTCCTCGACGATGCGCGCCCTAAGTGACGAGTCGGCGCTCTCACTGAACATACCGCGAATCCACGGCCTCGTAGTGCCTTTGAAATCACGACGCATCGCAAGGATGAAAGAATCCACCTCGGCGCTCCGCCAACTCGCGGTGATATCGTGATACGTGTCCACACCTATCAACCCGAGCACGCGAGCAGGCATCTGCCTGGCCGCTTCGAGCACTGCGGCACCACCCATGGAGTGCCCGGCCAAAATCAACGAACGAAGACCTTCTTTCTCGATGACGGCACGAATATCCGAGCCGAACGCTTGCATCGTGAACTGCTCCCGTTCATCACCGGATTCGCCGTGTCCCGCGAGATCAATGGCTACTACTGTGTACTGCTCGGCCAATACATCGAACTGTTCGCGCCAATATGTCCTGTCGCAGGACCACCCGTGTACCAGGACAATCACGGGATAGCCGCCGCCTTTGATCTGATAGGCGATCTCCACCCCGTCCTCGGATTCCGCCATGGCGGTGTGCAGCACTGCGGGATCACGCTTTGCCTCCGCTTCAGAGTCGCCGCAGGACGTAGTGATAAAAACAAGCAGAAAAACAGCGGGGATGATTCGAAACAGGGCTGCCAGATTCGGCATGAAGACCTCATGTTGGAGAAATGCACATGCGCCACGGTGAAAAGTAACACCGTGGCGCATGAATGCAAATGCCTATCCGTTCTGCTTTTTGAGCAAATCCCGGATTTCCGTGAGCAGAACCTCTTCCGCCGGAGGAGCAGGCGGCGCCGCGGGAGCTTCCACTTCCTTTTTCTTCATGGAATTCATTCCCTTTACGACAAGGAAGATAGCGAAGGCGATGATGACGAAGTCAATCACTTTCTGAATGAAAATACCCCAGTTTAACGTCACTGCGGGTGCCTCACCCTCCGCCGCCTTGAGCATCAGACTCAATGCGGAAAAATCAACCCCGCCCATGAGCAAACCCAAAGGTGGCGTCAGGACGTCGTTGACAAAAGAAGAAACGATACCGCCGAACGCGGCACCGATCACGATACCGACAGCCATGTCAATGACATTGCCGCGCATCGCAAAATCCTTGAACTCCTTGATCATGCTCATCGAGTTGCTCCGATAATGGTGAAGACGTGATAGTTCGGACGATGGAAGAGGCTCCCTGAGTTCACACCAAGAGAACGTGTGCCCCGGGATAACCGTGTACAAAGCGATAGTCTCGTCGAAAAGATAGAAAAACTGCGGACGGGACACAATTATCAAATGTTCCGTTTCTACTCCTTTGGAGTGGGGATTTCGTACAGCACGGCGACGGCACCACCCGGATCGCGTATCACGCAGTATCGCCCTATCGAACCGCCGCCGCGTATTCCTCCGAGTATGCTGCCTCCCAGCGCTTCGCAACGCGCCACGCGCTCGTCCAGTTTGTCCACATTGATGTACACGAGCCACTGTGCAGGCAAACCCGCATTGGCGCCGCGCGCATGACAAATGCCTGCCGCACCCCGGCCCTCGACATCCTTCATCACATAATCTTCGTACTTTCCCATGCTGAGGCCCTCAAAAGTCCATCCGGCTACCTCCGCGTAAAAGTCGCGTATGCGCTCGGCATCGGGAACGGTCAGATCCGTCCAGGTAATGGATCCAGGGATCGGTGTATTGTCGGTGCTCATGGTGTTTTCTCTTTTTTGAAATGCATTCAGACAGGAACGCCCGGCACGGTCAATTGCCGGCCGTTGTCCTTTGCGGTGATGCCGAGCAGAAAAGGTGCCGACCGCTCCGCCCATTCCTCGGGCGAA
Proteins encoded in this region:
- a CDS encoding DinB family protein, with amino-acid sequence MGSPQFRTPLSDEYAPYYRTYISLLSEGDILEILERQKSETLGILARLSDEQAGFSYAPGKWSIKEVIGHIIDTERIFAYRGLCFARGDNTPLPGFEQDDYVLGADFNSIPHELLAREFEHLRMSNIFLFSTWSEAVQARRGTAAGNSITARAIPFILAGHERHHLNVLNERYLPLL
- a CDS encoding alpha/beta hydrolase codes for the protein MPNLAALFRIIPAVFLLVFITTSCGDSEAEAKRDPAVLHTAMAESEDGVEIAYQIKGGGYPVIVLVHGWSCDRTYWREQFDVLAEQYTVVAIDLAGHGESGDEREQFTMQAFGSDIRAVIEKEGLRSLILAGHSMGGAAVLEAARQMPARVLGLIGVDTYHDITASWRSAEVDSFILAMRRDFKGTTRPWIRGMFSESADSSLRARIVEDMSSADPRVAVNAFRQYTWYHHEAGFAEIGLPAYLLNSDHWPTNLAPLRRLLPYAAMTTMPGLGHFVMLEDPELFMANLTTAINYIRTHPAKK
- a CDS encoding TerC family protein, whose amino-acid sequence is MTDALGLLALLIGLELVLGVDNILVISIFVSRLEESKRNFARILGLSLALVARLLMLLLVLALTGLTDPVLFDFSVRDLLLLAGGLFLLYKAAREIHHTVEMHDAHPQAGKGATFAAVITQIVLLDIVFSIDSVITAVGLTHEVWIIVTSVLVSFVGVLFFAKPIGDFIMRTPTIKILALSFLITIGVTIFIEGLHQHVPKAYIYLPMGFALGVELLQLRYDANRRRLNKGAS
- a CDS encoding VOC family protein, which codes for MSTDNTPIPGSITWTDLTVPDAERIRDFYAEVAGWTFEGLSMGKYEDYVMKDVEGRGAAGICHARGANAGLPAQWLVYINVDKLDERVARCEALGGSILGGIRGGGSIGRYCVIRDPGGAVAVLYEIPTPKE
- the mscL gene encoding large-conductance mechanosensitive channel protein MscL; translation: MIKEFKDFAMRGNVIDMAVGIVIGAAFGGIVSSFVNDVLTPPLGLLMGGVDFSALSLMLKAAEGEAPAVTLNWGIFIQKVIDFVIIAFAIFLVVKGMNSMKKKEVEAPAAPPAPPAEEVLLTEIRDLLKKQNG